AAGCAGCATTGCAGACTATCTTGCAACAACACTAAAGAAATCAACAGGTTATCCATTTGAGTTCGAAAAAGATACCAACAACGTTAAAAGCAACTATATTTCTTTTAATTACATTAAGGATGAACAGCTTGGTCAAGAAGGATACGAACTTACAATAAGTCCATCTAAAATTTTGATTGAGGCTAATGAAGATGCCGGTCTTTTTTATGCTGTTCAAACTTTACTGCAGCTGCTTCCCCCTGAAGTGTATAGTAATACAAAAGTAAATAATGTCAACTGGTCAGTTAAATGCCTCCATGTTCGTGATTTACCAAGGTACAAATGGAGAGGAATGCATCTGGATGTAGCACGTCATTTTTTCCCAAAAGAATTTATTAAAACATATCTGGATATTTTAGCAATGCATAAAATCAACATTTTTCATTGGCATTTAACCGATGATCAAGGTTGGCGGATAGAAATAAAAAAATATCCTAAATTAACCTCAGTGGGAGCTTGGCGCGTTGATAGAGAGAATCAAGAATGGAACAAACGTGAACCAGCAAAACCTGGCGAGAAGGCAACCTACGGCGGCTATTATACTCAAGATGATATTAAAGAAATTGTAGAGTATGCCAAAGATAGATTTATAACTATTGTTCCCGAAATCGAAATGCCAGCTCATGCTATGGCAGCCTTAGCTGCTTATCCTCAGTTTTCATGTACAGGCGGTCCATTTCAAGTGCCAGTAGGGCAATATTGGCCTATAACAAATATTTTTTGTGCTGGCAATGACAGTACCTTTATCTTTTTACAAAATGTCCTTGATGAAGTAATAAAGCTTTTTCCTGGCAAATACATTCATGTTGGCGGCGATGAAGCTGATAAATCAGAGTGGAAAAAATGCCCTAAATGTCAAGCAAGAATTAAAAGCGAACACTTAAAAGATGAAGCCGAACTGCAAAGCTATTTTATGAAACGGATAGAGAAATTTTTAATTTCAAGAGGGAAAAAATTAATTGGATGGGATGAAATTTTGGAGGGTGGTCTTGCACCCGAAGCAACTGTAATGTCCTGGCGTGGAATTAAAGGTGGAATTGAAGCAGCAAGAAGCGGGCATGATGTTGTTATGACCCCTACTACATTTTGTTATTTCGATTATTATCAGGGCGACCCAGAAACAGAACCTAAAGCTATAGGTGGGAATCTTCCTCTTGAAAAAGTTTATTCTTTTGAACCTACTCCTACTGACAGTTTAACAGAGGATCAATCCAAGCATATATTAGGCGGACAAGCAAACTTATGGACAGAATATGTTCCTACACCATCGCATGCTGAATAC
This genomic interval from Melioribacteraceae bacterium 4301-Me contains the following:
- a CDS encoding beta-N-acetylhexosaminidase, with the translated sequence MKRFLVFLLLLISFFGCARLTEIQKLPIVPYPSQIISSDGNFVFNQQTRIIYDFENKKQSSIADYLATTLKKSTGYPFEFEKDTNNVKSNYISFNYIKDEQLGQEGYELTISPSKILIEANEDAGLFYAVQTLLQLLPPEVYSNTKVNNVNWSVKCLHVRDLPRYKWRGMHLDVARHFFPKEFIKTYLDILAMHKINIFHWHLTDDQGWRIEIKKYPKLTSVGAWRVDRENQEWNKREPAKPGEKATYGGYYTQDDIKEIVEYAKDRFITIVPEIEMPAHAMAALAAYPQFSCTGGPFQVPVGQYWPITNIFCAGNDSTFIFLQNVLDEVIKLFPGKYIHVGGDEADKSEWKKCPKCQARIKSEHLKDEAELQSYFMKRIEKFLISRGKKLIGWDEILEGGLAPEATVMSWRGIKGGIEAARSGHDVVMTPTTFCYFDYYQGDPETEPKAIGGNLPLEKVYSFEPTPTDSLTEDQSKHILGGQANLWTEYVPTPSHAEYMLLPRLAALAEDVWTPKELKNYKSFLFRVNELVKKYEQLGWNYSKTNLDD